In Actinomadura luteofluorescens, the sequence GTGGGCCGCTCGGAACGCGGCGGCGGGGTCACGGCGTCCGGGCGCGTGCTGGCCGGACGCGTACCCGAGGAACGCCGCGACCCATGGCTCGTTGAGCGTGGTCCAGGCCGTGACGCGGTCGCCGAGCCGCTCGTGCACGGCCGACGCGTAGTCGGCGAACCTGAGGGCGGTGCTCCGGTCGGCCCATCCGCCACGCTCCTCCAGCGCCTGGGGAAGGTCCCAGTGGTAGAGGGTGGCGTACGGGTCGATGCCGTGCGCGAGGAGTTCGTCGACCAGGCGGTCGTAGAAGTCCAGGCCGCGCGGGTTGACCGGGCCGGACCCGTCGGGCTGAACCCGCGGCCAGGCGATCGAGAAGCGGTACGCGGGCAGTCCCAGTCCGGCCATCAGCGCGACGTCGGCGGCGTACCGGCGGTAGTGGTCGCAGGCGACCTCGCCGGTGTGGCCTCCGGCGACGGCGCCGGGCCGGGTCGAGAAGACGTCCCAGATCGACGGGCCGCGCCCGTCGTCGCCGGTCGCGCCCTCGATCTGGTACGCCGCGGTGGCGGCGCCCCACACGAATCCGGGTGGGAAGGCGAGCGTCCGGCCGGACGCGCCGGTGTCGGTGCGCGTGGTCATCCCTTGACCGCCCCCTGCATGATGCCTCCGATGATGCGTTTGCCGAGCAGGGCGAAGACCAGCACCAGTGGCAGCGTGGCCACCGCGGTGCCGGCCAGGCCGAGCGAGAAGTCCTGGACGTAGCCGCTGGCGAGTGCGGACAGCGCGACCTGGACGGTCGGGTCGTCCGGGGTGAGGACGACCAGCGGCCAGAAGTAGTCGTTCCAGGCCGTCATGAACGTGAGCATGCCGAGAACGGCGGCGGCGGGACGCGCCACCGGCGCCACGACGTGCCAGAAGAGCCGCCAGTTGCCGCAGCCGTCGACGCGGGCGGCCTCCAGCAGCTCGGTCGGCAGCGCCCGGGACAGGTACTGGGTCATGAAGAAGACCCCGAACGCGTTGACGAGAGCGGGGGCGATGACCGCGTACAGGGTGCCGGTCCAGTGCAGCTTGATCATCAGCATGTACAGCGGGATGATCCCGAGCTGGGTCGGGATCATCATGGTCCCGACGGTCAGCCCGAGCAGCAGGGTGCGTCCGCGAAAGCGCAGCTTGGCGAACGCGAAGCCGGCCAGCGTCGAGAAGAACACCACCGAGAGTGTGATGGAGCCCGCCACGATCAGGGAGTTCAGCAGCGCCAGCGCGAACGGCGCGGTGTCGAAGACCTTGGCGATGTTGGCGAGCAGGTTTCCGCCCGGGACCATCGGCGGCGGCACCTCGGCCATGGCGCCGTTGTCCTGCGAGGCGACGATGACGCTCCAGTAGATGGGGAAGGCGGAGAAGAACGCCACCCCGATCAGCGTCAGGTGGGTCAGCCTGTGGGGCAGCGAACCGCGGGCGCGGAGTCCGGTCATGACAGGCCCCCCTTCATGCGGCGGGCGAGCAGGAAGTTGACGCCCACCGCGACCATGACGAGCAGCAGCATCAGCCAGGCGGCGGCCGACGCGTAGCCGAAGTCGAAGTTGCGGAAGCCCAGCTCGTAGAGGTAGAGCGACAGCGTCTGGAACTTGCGGCCCGCGCCGCCGGTGGCGATCGCGGCCGGCCCGACCTGGGCCCCGAAGAGCATCGGCTCCGCCATGATCTGCATCGAGCCGATGGTGGACACGATCATCGTGAACAGGAGGGTCGGCTTGATCATCGGGACGGTGATCGAGCGCAGCTGCTTGAGCCGCGACGCTCCGTCGATGGTGGCCGCCTCGTACAGCTCCCGCGGGACGGCCTGCATCGCGGCCAGGTAGATGAGGGCGTTGTAGCCGGTCCAGCGCCAGATGATCATCAGGGCGATGGCCACGTGGCTGGACGCGGTGCCGGCCTGCCAGTCGACGCGGCCGGCGCCGAGGTGGGTCAGCACCATGTTGATCAGGCCGTAGTCGCGGCCGAACAGCTGGCTGAAGATGACGACGACCGCCACGACGCTGGTGACGTTGGGCAGCAGCAGGGTGATGCGGTAGAAGGTCTGCGCCTTCAGCGGCCGGTTGAGCAGGTGGGCCAGCCACAGCGCGAGCAGCAGCTGCGGCACCGCCGACAGCACGCCGATCGACGCCGTGTTGAACGCCGCGTTCCAGAAGTTGCCGTCGGACAGCAGGGTGCGGAAGTTGTCGAGGCCGACGAAGCCCTGGTCGCCCTTGAGCAGGCTCCAGTCGTGCAGCGCGACCCAGGCCGTGTACAGCAGCGGGAACAGCCCGAACACGGCGAAGATCACAAGGAAGGGCGAGACGTAGGCGTACGGGCTGACGGCGCGGTCGAACCGGTTCCACCGCGAGCCGCCCGGCCGGTGCCGGGCGCGGGTGGGGCCGGTTCGCCGCCGGGCGGTGGCGGTGGGGAGCGGGTCGGTCTGGCGCAGGGCCATGGAAGATCCTTTCGTGAGCCGGCCCGGACGCCGCGCGGGCCTCCGGGTTCGGCGCGTGCGGCCGGCGAGTCCCCGGGGAACCGGAGACCCGCCGATCAGCCGTCACGCCGGCGGGCTACTTGACCTTCGACACGTCGTCCAGAGCCTGCTTCCAGGCCTGGTCAGGGGACTGCCTGCCCTGGTCCACGCGGGTCAGGCCGTTGCCGATGGCGGCCCTGACCTGGCCTTCGGCCGGACCGAGGTGCTGGGGGTCGAGGCTCTTGGCCGAGTCGGCGTAGATCTTCCCGACCGGCGCCCCGTTGAAGAACGGGTTGGTGTGGTCGCGGACTTCGGGCTTGTCGTACAGCGCCGGAAGTGAGGGGAAGTTGCCGATGGCCTTGAACACCGCCTCCTGCTGGGGTGCGGCGGAAAGGAACTGCACCAGTTCGGCGGCCTCCTTCTGATGCTTGCTCTGGGTCGGCACCGTGAGGTGAGTGCCGCCCGCGCTGCCGCCGCCGCCCGGGATCGCGGCGATGTCCCACCGCCCGGAGGAGCCCGGGGAGTGCTCCTGGATGTAGGCCATCATCCAGGCCGGGCAGGCGACGGTCGCGAAGGAGCTCTTGGCGAAGCCGGTGTCCCACGCGGGCGTGAAGGAGGTCAGTTTGGCCGACAGGCCGTCCGCGACCATCCGCGTCGACAGGTCCCACGCCTGCTTGACGGCGGGGTTGGTGGCCGCCACGACCTTGTCCTGCCGGTCGTACACGCCCTCCGGGGCCTGCGCCACCATCGCGCGGAAGAACTCGCCGGGGCCGTCCACGAACTTCGCGCCGGACGGAGCCTTCGCGGCGAAGCGCCGGCCCGTGTCCAGGAACGCCTGCCAGGTCGGCCACAGCGCGGAGACCTTGGCCCGGTCGGCCGGCAGCCCGGCCTTCGCGAACAGGTCGCGCCGGTAGCACAGTGCCAGGCCGCCCACGTCCGTGCCCAGTCCGATCACCGCGCCGTTCGCGGCGACGCCCTGCTGCCACTTCCAGGCCAGGTACTCGCTCTGCCGGGTGGACGCGCCGTACTTGCGCAGGTCCACGAAGCGCTGCGGCTGCGCGGTGTAGGTCCCGATGTAGCCGACCTCGATCGCCTCGACGTCGGCCGCGCCGCTGCCGGTCGCGATGTGCGCGGCCAGGTTGGTGTGGTGGTCGTCGTAGGTCGCCTGGCGTTCCTTGATCCGGACGTTCGGGTGCGCCTGCTCGAACCGGCGGTAGAGGGGTTCGAACCCGAAGTCGCCGAACAGGCCGACCGACAGCGTGATGTTCTCCTTGCCGGCGGCGGCCGATCCGCCGCAGGCTCCGGCCAGGAGCAGCGCGCCGGCGGTGATGGTCGCGCTGAGGGCACGCGCGGGCGTCCCTCCTCGCGTGCGGGGACGGGCGCGGCGGCCGCCCAGTGTCGGTCTCATGAATCCTCCGGGGCCGAGTGATCGTCTGCTGCCGAGAGAGCGCTCTCCCAAGAGATTGGGCCGTCGACTCGTCGACTGTCAACGGGTTCGCCTACAAGAATGCTGGTTTGCCGCCTCATCACACGCGTCCAGGATTCGGTATTGACGGCGCCGAAGGATTGCGCTCTTCTGTGTGAGAGCGCTCTCTCGTCTGCGCCTTCCGCGCAGCCCCCGCCCGCCCTCCACCCACCCCCTCCGCACGGCATGTTCACGTCCCCCGACGCCGTGCGGATCAGATCTGGGAGGCGTTAACGATGACCGCGTCCGACATGTCCCGGCCACCAGGCCGCCGGCGGCCGATCCGCGTCCGCCCGCGCCGTCCGTACCAGGCCCTGGTCGCCGCCGGCGTCGCCGTGCTGATCGCCGGAGTCCTGTCCCTGGCGGCCCTCCGTCCCGGCGACGCCGCCGCCGACACCGTGGGTGCCGGCGGCTACACCACCACCCAGGTCGGCCCGCTGCCTTCGGGATGCGGCTCGATCTCGACCGACCCGCGCCAGTGGGTGACGGCCAACGCCCCGTCCGGCGCCGTGCCGACCAACGACTGGTGGTCGTCCATCCTGTGGAAGCGCACCAACTGCGCGTACGGCGAACCGCTGGCCGCCAACCCGCTGAGCTTCCGCGCCCAGGCCGGCGGCCTCGGGTTCTCCTACACCACGACGCCGTCGATCAGCGGCTCCGCGACCGGTCCCGGGGAGTACCACTTCCCCTACAGGGAGGACTTCGTCGCCGGAGTGGCCCAGCTGAACTCCTCCGAAGTCAAGGTCGACGGCTGGAGCGACTGGACGGTGAGCCCATATCTCAGCGACGGAGCGCGCTCCCTGCGCGCCACGATCGGCAAGGGCCTGCCGTTCGCGTTCTTCCGCACGTCCGGAGGTAACGCGCGGATCGCCGCCTCCGGCGGGGCCACCCCGGCCGTCTGGTCCAACAGCGGTTCCTGGATCGGTTACACCATCAACGGCCACGACTACGCGGCCTACGCCCCGTCCGGAGCGACCTGGACGGTCAGCGGCTCGACGATCGGCTCGACGCTCGCCGGGAAGGACTACTTCTCCGTCGCCGTCCTGCCGACCACCGCGTCGAGCAGCGATGCCGACCGGAAGAGCCTGGCGACGGCCTACGGAAAGTCCGCCTACGACCACGTCACCGGCACAGTGGTCTCCTACCGGTATGACGAGGCGGGGAGCACCGTGACGACGACCTACAAGTTCACCACCGCCGCCATGGAAGGCGGCGGCACGGGAACGGTCGCGGCGCTGCTCCCCCACCAGTGGCGATACTTGGCGGCGGGCACCCCGCTGCCGCAGACGTACATCTCACCGCGCGGCTCCCTCAAGGTCCTCACCGGGATCGGCTCCTTCACCACCTCGATGCGGTTCCACGGTGTGCTCCCGGAGGTGCCCGCCGTCGCGGACTCCGGCGGATCCGACGCGGCCACCCTGCAGAACTACCTCGACGCCGAGAAGTCCGACCCGACCAGGCAGGTCAGCGACGACACGTACTGGACCGGCAAGGGCCTGGGGCGCGCCGCCCGCCTCGCGGAGATCGCCGACCAGACCGGGAACACGGCGGTGCGGGACGCGGCGCTGTCGGCGATCAGGTCCAAGCTCACCGACTGGTTCACCGCCCCGTCCGGGAAGACGGCGCACGTCTTCTACTACGACCGGAACTGGGGGACGCTCATCGGCTACCCGGCCTCCTACGGGTCGGACCAGGAGCTCAACGACCACCACTTCCACTACGGCTACTACATCGCCGCGGCTGCGACCCTGGCCAAGTTCGATCCCCAGTGGGCGTCCACGGAACGGTACGGCGGAATGGTCGACCTGCTGATCCGCGACGCGAACAACTACGACCGCGCCGACACCCGGTTCCCCTACCTGCGCGACTTCGACATCTACGGCGGCCACGACTGGGCGTCGGGGCACGGGTCGTTCGCGGCGGGCAACAACCAGGAGTCGTCGTCGGAGGGCATGAACTTCGACAACGCACTGATCCAGTGGGGGCAGGCCACCGGGAACACGGCCGTCCGCGACGCGGGCATCTACATGTACACGACGCAGGCGGCGGCGATCCAGGACTACTGGTTCGACACCAAGGACCAGATCTTCCCCAGCGGCTTCCCGCACCGCGAGGTCGGCATGGTCTGGAGCGACGGCGCGGCGTACTCCACCTGGTTCTCCGCCGATCCGGCCAAGATCCAGGGCATCAACCTGCTTCCCGTCACCGGCGGCCACCTCTACCTCGGCCACGACCCGGACTACGTGCTCACCGACTACAGGGACATGCTGACCAACAGCGGAACGACCCAGCCCTCCTCCTGGACGGACATCTGGTACGAATTCCTCGCGCTCGGCGACGGGGACAAGGCACTGGCCGACTTCCGCGCGAACAGCGGCTTCACGTCCGAGGAGGGTGAGAGCAAGGCCCATACCTTCCACTGGGTCCGCAACCTGGCCGCACTGGGGCACGTCGACACGAGCGTCACCGCCGACAGCCCCCTGAGCAGCGTCTTCGTCAACAACGGCGCACGCACGTACGTCGCTTCCAACATCACCTCGACGGACCGCACCGTCCACTTCTCCGACGGCACGACTCTCACTGTGCCCTCCGGCAAGACGGTCGCCTCCGGGGCGAACGAGTGGAGCGGCGGCAGCGCGACCGGAGGCGGCGACGGTGGCGGAACCCCCACGCCGACGCCGACGCCCACTGGGACGCCCTGGAAATCGACGCTGTATCCGCAGAGCGACGGGAGCGTGCTGTCGTCCCCCGGCACGACCGGCACCGCCACCCTCGCATCGGCCGGCGGGCAGAACCACGACGGGACGCCGACCAACCCGGTGACCTTCACCGCCAAGGGAGTGACCCTCAAATACAACAACGGCGCCACCGCCTTTGACCTCGCTGTCGACGCCGGGACCGCGGTAGCGAACGGCCCCCAGGTGCGGATCTCCTACGACCGCACCGGGGACGGGACGTGGGACAGGGTGGAGACCTATCACTACTACGCCACCGACCCGCAGCCCGGCTACGAGCACTACACCCAGACCGCCGGTCTGGAGTCGGCGACCGGATCTCTGGGCGACCTGGACGGCGGCACCGTCAGGATCGAGGTCTGGAACGCCATCGGCGCCAACCCGACCACCCTCGGCACCGGCGACAAGTCCGTCGTGACCCTGCCCTACAACTGACCGCACGCCCTTTGCGGGCCTTGGACGCGGCGAGGCTCCTGGCAGTGCGAAGTCGACCAAGAACTACCGCACTGCCAGGAACTCCTCCCCGGACGGTGTCTCCGTACTGAGCACGGATGTGCCTTCTGCCGGGCCCTTGTCAGATAGAGGGCAAGGACACCCGACAGTTCGAGGTGAGGAAATGAGCGGTTCCGTACGGCAGCTGGTGACTCGCGCACGAGACGAGGTGCGCAACCTGTCGGTGCCAGAGGTCGCCGACGCGCTGGAAGGCGGCGATGTGGCGCTGGTCGATCTGCGCGAGCCCGACGAGGTCCGGCGCGAGGGCGCCATCCCGGGCGCGATT encodes:
- a CDS encoding carbohydrate ABC transporter permease encodes the protein MTGLRARGSLPHRLTHLTLIGVAFFSAFPIYWSVIVASQDNGAMAEVPPPMVPGGNLLANIAKVFDTAPFALALLNSLIVAGSITLSVVFFSTLAGFAFAKLRFRGRTLLLGLTVGTMMIPTQLGIIPLYMLMIKLHWTGTLYAVIAPALVNAFGVFFMTQYLSRALPTELLEAARVDGCGNWRLFWHVVAPVARPAAAVLGMLTFMTAWNDYFWPLVVLTPDDPTVQVALSALASGYVQDFSLGLAGTAVATLPLVLVFALLGKRIIGGIMQGAVKG
- a CDS encoding carbohydrate ABC transporter permease gives rise to the protein MALRQTDPLPTATARRRTGPTRARHRPGGSRWNRFDRAVSPYAYVSPFLVIFAVFGLFPLLYTAWVALHDWSLLKGDQGFVGLDNFRTLLSDGNFWNAAFNTASIGVLSAVPQLLLALWLAHLLNRPLKAQTFYRITLLLPNVTSVVAVVVIFSQLFGRDYGLINMVLTHLGAGRVDWQAGTASSHVAIALMIIWRWTGYNALIYLAAMQAVPRELYEAATIDGASRLKQLRSITVPMIKPTLLFTMIVSTIGSMQIMAEPMLFGAQVGPAAIATGGAGRKFQTLSLYLYELGFRNFDFGYASAAAWLMLLLVMVAVGVNFLLARRMKGGLS
- a CDS encoding extracellular solute-binding protein encodes the protein MRPTLGGRRARPRTRGGTPARALSATITAGALLLAGACGGSAAAGKENITLSVGLFGDFGFEPLYRRFEQAHPNVRIKERQATYDDHHTNLAAHIATGSGAADVEAIEVGYIGTYTAQPQRFVDLRKYGASTRQSEYLAWKWQQGVAANGAVIGLGTDVGGLALCYRRDLFAKAGLPADRAKVSALWPTWQAFLDTGRRFAAKAPSGAKFVDGPGEFFRAMVAQAPEGVYDRQDKVVAATNPAVKQAWDLSTRMVADGLSAKLTSFTPAWDTGFAKSSFATVACPAWMMAYIQEHSPGSSGRWDIAAIPGGGGSAGGTHLTVPTQSKHQKEAAELVQFLSAAPQQEAVFKAIGNFPSLPALYDKPEVRDHTNPFFNGAPVGKIYADSAKSLDPQHLGPAEGQVRAAIGNGLTRVDQGRQSPDQAWKQALDDVSKVK
- a CDS encoding glycosyl hydrolase; translated protein: MTASDMSRPPGRRRPIRVRPRRPYQALVAAGVAVLIAGVLSLAALRPGDAAADTVGAGGYTTTQVGPLPSGCGSISTDPRQWVTANAPSGAVPTNDWWSSILWKRTNCAYGEPLAANPLSFRAQAGGLGFSYTTTPSISGSATGPGEYHFPYREDFVAGVAQLNSSEVKVDGWSDWTVSPYLSDGARSLRATIGKGLPFAFFRTSGGNARIAASGGATPAVWSNSGSWIGYTINGHDYAAYAPSGATWTVSGSTIGSTLAGKDYFSVAVLPTTASSSDADRKSLATAYGKSAYDHVTGTVVSYRYDEAGSTVTTTYKFTTAAMEGGGTGTVAALLPHQWRYLAAGTPLPQTYISPRGSLKVLTGIGSFTTSMRFHGVLPEVPAVADSGGSDAATLQNYLDAEKSDPTRQVSDDTYWTGKGLGRAARLAEIADQTGNTAVRDAALSAIRSKLTDWFTAPSGKTAHVFYYDRNWGTLIGYPASYGSDQELNDHHFHYGYYIAAAATLAKFDPQWASTERYGGMVDLLIRDANNYDRADTRFPYLRDFDIYGGHDWASGHGSFAAGNNQESSSEGMNFDNALIQWGQATGNTAVRDAGIYMYTTQAAAIQDYWFDTKDQIFPSGFPHREVGMVWSDGAAYSTWFSADPAKIQGINLLPVTGGHLYLGHDPDYVLTDYRDMLTNSGTTQPSSWTDIWYEFLALGDGDKALADFRANSGFTSEEGESKAHTFHWVRNLAALGHVDTSVTADSPLSSVFVNNGARTYVASNITSTDRTVHFSDGTTLTVPSGKTVASGANEWSGGSATGGGDGGGTPTPTPTPTGTPWKSTLYPQSDGSVLSSPGTTGTATLASAGGQNHDGTPTNPVTFTAKGVTLKYNNGATAFDLAVDAGTAVANGPQVRISYDRTGDGTWDRVETYHYYATDPQPGYEHYTQTAGLESATGSLGDLDGGTVRIEVWNAIGANPTTLGTGDKSVVTLPYN